In a genomic window of Sphingomonas koreensis:
- a CDS encoding helix-turn-helix domain-containing protein, with product MAERKLFAGHAVRRLRRAQALTQAAMAEMLGVSASYLNLVERNQRPLSATLLLGLAQTFDFDPRALAAGEPGGGEEAMRRRLADPLFADIEIDRAELTEWLAGAPGGAEAFARAYDRIGAGGAGAAMPGEGEDPGMAVRREVERWRNHFADLDAAAETLADELRIASSDPLGAMAERLRVKHQLSIRVLPIEVLSGLRVRLDLHARQLQLSEALDPPSRVFALARQLAVEARAEIDALVRGAGFADRVAERLYRRHLVSYFAAAVMMPYARFLRACEATGYDLELLRRRFGASAEQVAHRLTTLQRVGARGLPFFMLRIDRAGQVSKRFAGASGSPLVESSVPCPLLDAYAAFQRADERVVQLVELEDGSRWFTSSRCVFPPGGWAGAVKARFVVTLGLAADAARGLAAARGLDFGGEATPVGLGCRACTRECPQRSAAPAGRTMLVNEREAGVSPFGFAGD from the coding sequence ATGGCGGAGCGCAAGCTGTTCGCGGGGCATGCGGTGCGGCGGCTGCGGCGCGCGCAGGCGCTGACCCAGGCCGCGATGGCGGAGATGCTGGGCGTCTCCGCAAGCTATCTCAACCTGGTCGAGCGCAACCAGCGGCCGCTGTCGGCAACCCTGTTGCTGGGCCTTGCCCAGACGTTCGACTTCGATCCGCGCGCGCTGGCGGCGGGCGAGCCGGGCGGAGGCGAGGAAGCGATGCGGCGACGGCTGGCCGATCCGCTGTTCGCCGATATCGAGATCGACCGTGCCGAGCTGACCGAATGGCTGGCGGGGGCGCCGGGCGGGGCCGAGGCGTTCGCGCGCGCCTATGACCGGATCGGCGCGGGCGGCGCGGGAGCGGCGATGCCGGGCGAGGGCGAGGACCCCGGCATGGCGGTGCGCCGCGAGGTCGAGCGCTGGCGCAACCATTTCGCCGATCTCGACGCTGCGGCCGAGACGCTGGCCGACGAGCTGCGCATCGCATCGAGCGACCCGCTGGGTGCGATGGCCGAACGGCTGCGCGTCAAGCATCAGCTGTCGATCCGGGTGCTGCCGATCGAGGTACTATCGGGCCTGCGCGTGCGGCTCGACCTGCATGCGCGGCAATTGCAGCTGAGCGAAGCGCTCGATCCGCCGAGCCGGGTGTTCGCGCTGGCGCGGCAGCTGGCGGTCGAGGCGCGGGCGGAGATCGATGCGCTGGTGCGCGGCGCGGGGTTCGCCGACCGCGTGGCGGAGCGGCTCTATCGCCGCCATCTGGTGAGCTATTTCGCTGCGGCGGTGATGATGCCCTATGCCCGCTTCCTGCGTGCATGCGAGGCGACGGGCTATGACCTGGAACTGCTGCGGCGGCGCTTCGGGGCGAGCGCGGAGCAGGTGGCGCACCGGCTGACCACGCTGCAACGCGTGGGCGCACGTGGACTGCCCTTCTTCATGCTGCGGATCGACCGGGCGGGGCAGGTGTCGAAACGCTTCGCCGGGGCGAGCGGATCGCCGCTGGTGGAATCGTCGGTGCCGTGCCCGTTGCTCGACGCCTACGCCGCGTTCCAGCGCGCCGACGAGCGGGTGGTTCAGCTGGTCGAGCTGGAGGACGGGTCGCGCTGGTTCACCTCGTCGCGCTGCGTCTTCCCGCCCGGCGGCTGGGCCGGGGCGGTCAAGGCGCGGTTCGTGGTGACGTTGGGGCTGGCGGCGGACGCGGCGCGCGGGCTGGCGGCGGCGCGCGGGCTGGACTTCGGCGGCGAGGCAACCCCGGTGGGGCTGGGCTGCCGGGCGTGCACGCGCGAATGTCCGCAGCGGAGCGCAGCGCCTGCGGGCCGGACGATGCTGGTCAACGAGCGCGAGGCAGGGGTGTCGCCGTTCGGGTTTGCGGGGGATTGA
- a CDS encoding MFS transporter, translating to MDGTTQPAAAPRARRISSRSMLAYGFGAVAYGVKDAGFQTFLLLFYNQVIGLPAVQVGAAIMAALILDAMIDPAIGAASDRTRSGWGRRHPWMYGSAIPIALGWLLLWNPPELPHAAMLAWVFATAVVVRTAVSAYEVPSVALTPELTADYDERTRIMAYRYLFGWAGGLAMLVAAYTLFLVPGEGQPNGLLNREGYGLFAAVGAAAMAGAILISALGTHHEIARLPRPEIGKATLRETFGELIETVHNRAFALLMLAGLCAYSAQGVNFALSNYLYTFVWLFPAAAFAALGGVLFAGVLAAFFIAPRVARRWGKRKAAAVFMTLAPVLLGLPFWLRLAGVFPEPGDPALLPTLFGIYIVNVACSVSAFMLGGSMMADVVEQSQAQTGRRSEGVFFAGSFFVQKCTSGVGIGLAGLILWIAGFPDGAKPGQVPAETVDRLTIIFTLCYLALGWAAAWFYAHFPFGKAEHDARIGAAKG from the coding sequence ATGGACGGCACGACTCAACCCGCGGCGGCGCCCCGGGCGCGACGGATCAGCAGCCGGTCGATGCTGGCCTATGGCTTCGGCGCTGTCGCCTATGGGGTGAAGGACGCGGGCTTCCAGACCTTTCTGCTGCTGTTCTACAATCAGGTGATCGGGCTGCCCGCAGTGCAGGTGGGCGCGGCGATCATGGCCGCACTGATCCTGGACGCGATGATCGATCCGGCGATCGGCGCGGCGTCGGACCGCACCCGCAGCGGCTGGGGGCGGCGGCATCCATGGATGTACGGATCGGCGATTCCGATCGCGCTCGGCTGGCTGTTGCTGTGGAACCCGCCCGAGCTGCCGCACGCGGCGATGCTCGCCTGGGTGTTCGCGACCGCCGTGGTCGTACGCACGGCGGTGTCTGCCTATGAGGTGCCGTCGGTCGCGCTGACGCCGGAGCTGACGGCGGACTATGACGAGCGGACGCGGATCATGGCCTATCGCTATCTGTTCGGCTGGGCGGGCGGTCTGGCGATGCTGGTCGCGGCGTACACGCTGTTCCTGGTTCCTGGCGAGGGGCAACCCAACGGCCTGCTCAACCGCGAAGGCTATGGCCTGTTCGCGGCCGTCGGCGCGGCGGCGATGGCGGGCGCGATCCTGATCTCCGCACTGGGCACCCATCACGAGATCGCGCGGCTGCCGCGACCCGAGATCGGGAAGGCGACGCTTAGGGAAACGTTCGGCGAGTTGATCGAGACGGTGCACAACCGCGCCTTTGCGCTGCTGATGCTTGCCGGTCTTTGTGCCTATTCGGCGCAAGGGGTCAATTTTGCGCTGTCCAACTATCTCTACACCTTCGTCTGGCTGTTCCCGGCCGCAGCCTTCGCTGCACTGGGCGGGGTGCTGTTCGCTGGCGTGCTCGCCGCCTTCTTCATCGCGCCGCGGGTCGCCCGGCGATGGGGCAAGCGCAAGGCGGCGGCGGTGTTCATGACCCTGGCGCCGGTGCTGCTCGGCCTGCCGTTCTGGCTGCGGCTGGCCGGCGTCTTTCCAGAACCGGGCGATCCGGCCCTGCTGCCCACATTGTTCGGCATCTACATCGTCAACGTCGCATGCAGCGTCTCCGCCTTCATGCTCGGCGGATCGATGATGGCCGACGTGGTCGAACAGTCGCAGGCGCAGACCGGGCGGCGGTCCGAGGGCGTATTCTTTGCCGGATCCTTCTTCGTCCAGAAATGCACGAGCGGGGTCGGCATCGGGCTGGCCGGGCTGATCTTGTGGATCGCCGGGTTTCCCGACGGGGCGAAGCCGGGGCAGGTGCCGGCCGAGACGGTCGATCGGCTGACCATCATCTTCACCCTTTGCTATCTCGCGCTCGGCTGGGCCGCGGCGTGGTTCTACGCGCATTTCCCGTTCGGCAAGGCCGAGCATGATGCGCGGATCGGCGCCGCGAAGGGGTGA